A stretch of Leisingera sp. S132 DNA encodes these proteins:
- a CDS encoding DUF6151 family protein has product MADGLAFSCNCGALRGVVSAQGIKTGTRVVCYCADCRANELYHGQPDPAPDPVDLFQLAPDAITITQGAEHLKALRLGPRGPLRWYASCCGTPFANTLAKPGLPFAGMRSDLFQDKSALGKIRAKAFIPTAGKQARTKGGGAMAWGILSRMITARLSGRWKDTPFFDAETGKPAAEPQLISKTERAKLYP; this is encoded by the coding sequence ATGGCGGACGGGCTGGCGTTCTCCTGCAATTGCGGGGCCTTGCGCGGCGTAGTTTCTGCGCAAGGCATCAAGACCGGCACCCGCGTTGTCTGCTATTGCGCCGACTGCCGCGCCAATGAGCTGTACCACGGCCAGCCCGATCCGGCGCCCGATCCAGTCGATCTTTTTCAGCTTGCCCCCGATGCCATCACCATCACCCAGGGCGCAGAGCATCTGAAGGCGCTTCGCCTCGGCCCCCGCGGGCCTTTGCGCTGGTATGCGTCCTGCTGCGGCACCCCCTTTGCCAATACCCTGGCCAAGCCCGGCCTGCCCTTTGCCGGCATGCGTTCAGACCTGTTTCAGGACAAATCCGCCTTGGGCAAGATCCGCGCCAAGGCCTTCATCCCCACTGCCGGCAAGCAAGCCCGCACCAAGGGCGGCGGCGCCATGGCCTGGGGCATTCTCAGCCGGATGATCACCGCGCGGCTGTCAGGCCGGTGGAAGGACACGCCGTTCTTTGATGCGGAGACCGGCAAGCCGGCGGCGGAGCCGCAGCTTATCAGCAAGACAGAGCGCGCGAAACTTTATCCCTGA
- a CDS encoding alpha/beta fold hydrolase, whose amino-acid sequence MPYDQQPCREPLVLLPGMMCDGRIFYAQVRTFSGSMPVMVLPLAGGDTVEKIAARMLSHLPPRFALAGFSMGGILAMELVRRAPERISRLCIIGASPLAETPDQAASREPQIVAARAGRLEDVLRETMPTEALAPGPLRLEVHKLFCRMGMELGPEMYVAQARALQRRPDQQAAMRRVHVPTLVLGGEHDTIVPPAKLDLLAQLIPEARLEILPDAGHFPVLEQPDAVNRALLHWLAEPVADRAAEPALSAQG is encoded by the coding sequence ATGCCTTATGATCAGCAACCGTGCCGCGAACCCCTGGTTCTGCTGCCGGGCATGATGTGCGACGGCAGGATTTTCTACGCTCAGGTCAGGACGTTTTCCGGCAGCATGCCGGTGATGGTGCTGCCGCTGGCCGGCGGCGACACGGTGGAGAAGATCGCAGCCCGGATGCTGAGCCATCTGCCGCCGCGCTTTGCTCTGGCGGGGTTTTCGATGGGCGGTATTCTGGCAATGGAACTGGTGCGCCGGGCACCGGAACGGATCAGCCGCCTATGTATCATCGGGGCCAGCCCGCTGGCCGAGACGCCGGATCAGGCCGCCAGCCGGGAGCCGCAGATTGTCGCTGCGCGCGCCGGACGGCTGGAGGATGTGCTGCGGGAGACGATGCCGACAGAAGCGCTTGCCCCGGGGCCCTTGCGGCTGGAGGTACACAAGCTGTTTTGCCGGATGGGCATGGAGCTGGGGCCGGAAATGTATGTGGCGCAGGCGCGCGCCCTGCAGCGGCGGCCCGATCAGCAGGCCGCGATGCGGCGGGTGCATGTGCCCACGCTGGTTCTGGGCGGTGAGCATGACACGATCGTTCCGCCGGCTAAGCTCGATCTGCTGGCACAGCTTATCCCGGAGGCGCGGCTGGAAATCCTGCCGGATGCCGGGCATTTTCCGGTTCTGGAGCAGCCGGATGCCGTGAACCGGGCGCTGCTGCATTGGCTGGCGGAGCCAGTAGCCGACCGTGCTGCTGAGCCCGCCCTTTCCGCTCAGGGATAA
- a CDS encoding VOC family protein, whose protein sequence is MEQRVSLITLGVPDMEKAAAFYEALGWKRAESPDGVIAFDLISQTLGLYPLAALAEDIGLPPEALGTGAMTLSHNTRSKEEVAQLLAAAAGAGADVLKPAQDVFWGGHHGYFRSPDGHVWEVAFNPFSPLAENGAFCWNGY, encoded by the coding sequence ATGGAGCAGAGGGTTAGCCTGATTACACTGGGTGTGCCGGACATGGAAAAGGCGGCCGCCTTCTACGAGGCCCTGGGCTGGAAAAGGGCTGAAAGCCCGGATGGGGTGATTGCATTTGACCTGATTTCGCAGACGCTGGGCCTTTATCCGCTGGCGGCGCTGGCGGAGGACATCGGCTTGCCGCCTGAAGCTCTGGGTACCGGCGCCATGACGTTGAGCCATAACACCCGCAGCAAGGAAGAAGTGGCGCAGTTGCTGGCAGCAGCAGCGGGGGCTGGAGCTGACGTGCTGAAGCCGGCTCAGGATGTGTTCTGGGGCGGCCATCATGGCTATTTCCGCAGCCCGGACGGGCATGTCTGGGAGGTCGCCTTTAATCCGTTCTCGCCGCTGGCTGAGAACGGCGCGTTCTGCTGGAACGGTTACTGA
- a CDS encoding carboxylesterase, with translation MRRFRRAFGRGLLALAVPVAALTVFGPYENVDLTAGFDARKFGEGVQVYFERVESRYGDITPGTEKRVVWAGQAETRTPVSVLYIHGFSATSEEIRPVPDRVAEALGANLVFTRLTGHGRSGEAMLEATPKAWMQDTAEALAAAAQVGERVVVIANSTGATLATVAALDAGLAQNIDALVLMSPNYGLNTVFAPLLTWPAARHWLPLLAGREIELPVRSEAYGRFWTTRYPSQAVLPMAAMLKTVRGMDFAIANVPALFWYSDGDKVVRPDITAEVAAAWGGPVAVNLVPPGAADDVHGHILAGDIVSPSQTQAAVDGILIWLKTQGFE, from the coding sequence ATGCGCCGGTTCCGGCGTGCCTTTGGGCGGGGACTGCTGGCCCTGGCGGTGCCCGTTGCGGCGCTGACGGTCTTTGGCCCTTATGAGAATGTGGACCTCACCGCCGGTTTCGATGCGCGTAAGTTCGGTGAAGGCGTTCAGGTTTACTTTGAACGCGTCGAGAGCCGCTACGGCGATATTACCCCCGGCACGGAAAAGCGCGTGGTTTGGGCTGGGCAGGCAGAGACGCGGACGCCCGTGTCGGTCCTGTACATCCATGGGTTCTCCGCCACTTCCGAAGAAATCCGTCCGGTGCCGGACCGGGTGGCTGAAGCCTTGGGCGCCAATCTGGTCTTTACCCGGCTGACCGGCCACGGGCGATCCGGGGAGGCGATGCTGGAGGCCACACCCAAGGCGTGGATGCAGGACACGGCAGAGGCGCTGGCGGCAGCGGCGCAGGTGGGTGAGCGCGTCGTTGTGATCGCCAATTCTACCGGCGCGACCCTCGCCACGGTGGCGGCGCTGGATGCGGGCCTGGCGCAGAATATTGATGCGCTGGTGCTGATGTCGCCGAATTACGGGCTGAACACGGTTTTTGCGCCGCTCTTGACCTGGCCGGCCGCGCGCCACTGGCTGCCGCTGCTGGCTGGGCGGGAGATAGAGCTGCCGGTGCGCAGTGAAGCCTATGGGCGTTTCTGGACCACGCGGTATCCGTCACAGGCCGTACTGCCGATGGCGGCCATGCTGAAAACAGTGCGGGGGATGGATTTTGCCATCGCAAATGTTCCTGCATTGTTCTGGTATTCGGATGGCGATAAGGTGGTGCGGCCGGACATCACAGCTGAGGTCGCCGCAGCCTGGGGCGGCCCGGTTGCTGTGAACCTGGTGCCGCCAGGCGCTGCGGACGATGTGCATGGCCACATTCTGGCTGGAGACATCGTGTCGCCCAGCCAGACGCAGGCGGCGGTGGATGGCATTTTAATTTGGTTGAAAACACAAGGATTTGAATGA
- a CDS encoding carboxylesterase, which produces MPAASYLETAQGRRIAYHKSEGQGPCVVFLGGLKSDMEGTKAVHLEAWAKARGQAFLRFDYSGHGESSGTFEEGCIGDWHEDTLEAVAQLTEGEIVPVGSSMGGWQALLLARELPERIKGLVTIAAAPDFTEDGYWANFSDAQKAELESRGYVELPSDYMEPYHISKRMIEDGRKRLVLRTPLFLPFKVRCLQGTADTAVSTETALRLMEHATCPDMRLNLVKDADHRFSDEACLKMIEDAVLDVLGGA; this is translated from the coding sequence ATGCCAGCCGCATCTTACCTCGAGACCGCCCAGGGCCGCCGGATTGCCTATCACAAGAGCGAGGGGCAGGGGCCGTGCGTGGTGTTCCTGGGCGGGCTGAAGTCGGACATGGAAGGTACCAAGGCGGTGCATCTGGAGGCCTGGGCCAAGGCGCGCGGGCAGGCGTTTCTGCGGTTTGACTATTCCGGCCATGGCGAAAGTTCCGGCACCTTTGAGGAGGGCTGCATCGGCGACTGGCACGAAGACACGCTGGAGGCGGTGGCGCAGCTGACCGAAGGGGAGATTGTGCCGGTGGGGTCGTCGATGGGGGGCTGGCAGGCGCTGCTGCTGGCGCGGGAACTGCCGGAACGGATCAAGGGTCTGGTGACCATCGCCGCAGCGCCGGATTTTACCGAGGACGGCTATTGGGCCAACTTCTCGGATGCGCAGAAGGCTGAGCTGGAGAGCCGCGGTTACGTGGAGCTGCCGAGCGATTACATGGAGCCTTACCATATCTCTAAGCGGATGATTGAGGACGGGCGCAAGCGGCTGGTGCTGCGCACACCGCTGTTCCTGCCCTTCAAGGTGCGTTGCCTGCAGGGAACGGCGGATACCGCGGTGTCGACAGAGACCGCGCTGCGGCTGATGGAGCATGCGACCTGTCCCGACATGCGGCTGAACCTGGTGAAGGACGCAGATCACCGGTTCTCGGACGAGGCCTGCCTGAAGATGATCGAGGATGCGGTACTGGACGTCCTGGGCGGCGCCTGA
- a CDS encoding DUF4105 domain-containing protein, translating to MFRLFKGIFTSAVILAVVLATAWAALALWYRLPFEALGRGVLAGGFALFGLAVIAGLFRRGALRALTTFTLALAAVLLWWSTLTPPADRNWSPDVAQQVTGTVEGDILTLENVRNFAWETPEDFTEAWETRSYDLTKLQSTDLFMSYWAGPQMAHMIVSFGFEGGDHIAWSVEVRRQLGGGFSPVADLFKSNTLVLVAADERDLVGTRTNARGEDVQLFRIGVSPDTGRDLLLKYVETANSLAAQPQWYNSLTTNCTTVVMTLIRSFAGDVPLDWRVLANGYLPEFAWEQGVLDQSRSVEDLRALGSITSIAQAHGVGPDYSAMIREGVPSPAE from the coding sequence ATGTTCAGACTTTTCAAGGGCATTTTCACTAGCGCTGTCATTCTAGCTGTTGTGCTTGCAACAGCCTGGGCCGCACTTGCCTTGTGGTACAGGCTGCCGTTCGAGGCGCTGGGCCGCGGCGTGCTGGCAGGCGGCTTCGCCCTTTTCGGTCTTGCCGTCATCGCCGGGCTGTTCCGCCGCGGCGCCCTGCGCGCGCTCACCACTTTTACGCTGGCGCTGGCTGCCGTGCTCCTGTGGTGGTCCACCCTCACCCCGCCCGCAGACCGCAACTGGTCGCCCGATGTAGCCCAACAAGTGACCGGCACGGTCGAGGGCGACATCCTCACCCTCGAAAACGTGCGCAACTTCGCTTGGGAAACGCCTGAAGACTTCACCGAGGCCTGGGAGACCCGCAGTTATGATCTGACCAAGCTGCAATCCACCGACCTCTTCATGTCCTATTGGGCCGGCCCGCAGATGGCACATATGATCGTCAGCTTCGGCTTTGAGGGCGGCGACCACATCGCCTGGTCCGTCGAGGTGCGGCGCCAGCTGGGCGGCGGCTTCTCCCCCGTCGCCGATCTGTTCAAGTCCAACACGCTGGTTCTGGTCGCCGCGGATGAACGCGATCTGGTCGGCACCCGCACCAATGCCCGCGGCGAAGATGTGCAGCTTTTCCGCATCGGTGTCAGCCCCGACACCGGCCGGGACCTGCTGCTGAAGTATGTCGAGACCGCCAACAGCCTGGCGGCACAGCCCCAGTGGTATAATTCGCTGACCACCAACTGCACCACAGTCGTGATGACTCTGATCCGCAGCTTCGCGGGTGACGTGCCGCTGGACTGGCGGGTGCTGGCAAACGGTTACTTGCCGGAATTCGCCTGGGAACAGGGCGTGCTGGATCAAAGCCGAAGTGTCGAAGACCTGCGCGCGCTTGGCAGCATCACATCGATCGCACAGGCGCACGGGGTCGGTCCTGACTATTCCGCCATGATCCGCGAAGGCGTGCCGTCGCCAGCCGAATAA
- the thrS gene encoding threonine--tRNA ligase, protein MAQISLTFPDGNARSYDAGITPAQVAAGISTSLAKKAISATVNDQHWDLQWPIEGDATIAIHTMKDEVQANELIRHDLAHVMARAVQEIWPDTKVTIGPVIENGWYYDFDRSEPFTPEDLGAIEKKMKEIINKRDEVRTEVWERDRAIRHYTDNNEPYKVELIESIPGDEPLRMYWHGDWQDLCRGPHLQHTGQLPGDAFKLMSIAGAYWRGDSSRAMLQRIYGVAFTGKEKLKAHLHMLEEAAKRDHRKLGREMDLFHMQEEAPGQIFWHPNGWTVYTQLQDYMRRQQRKGGYVEVNTPQVVDRKLWEASGHWDKYQENMFIVEVDEEHAREKAVNALKPMNCPCHVQIFNQGLKSYRDLPLRMAEFGSCNRYEPSGALHGIMRVRGFTQDDGHIFCSEDQIESETAEFINFLSKIYKDLGFEKFSVKFSDRPDTRAGSDEVWDKAEAALLSATRAAGIEPELNPGEGAFYGPKLEFVLTDAIGRDWQCGTHQVDFVLPERLDATYIGADGAKHRPVMLHRATLGSFERFIGILIEEHAGKLPFWLAPRQVVVASITSDADDYVQEVVAELKKAGVRAEADIRNEKINYKVREHSVGKVPVILAVGHREVEERTVSVRRLGEKQTNVESLENVTKALAVEATPPDLL, encoded by the coding sequence ATGGCCCAAATCTCTCTCACTTTCCCCGATGGCAATGCACGCTCCTACGACGCAGGTATAACCCCTGCGCAGGTGGCAGCCGGCATCTCGACCTCGCTGGCCAAGAAGGCCATCTCTGCCACCGTCAACGATCAGCACTGGGACCTGCAGTGGCCGATCGAAGGCGACGCCACCATCGCCATCCACACCATGAAGGATGAGGTCCAGGCCAATGAGCTGATCCGCCACGATCTGGCGCACGTCATGGCGCGTGCGGTGCAGGAAATCTGGCCCGACACCAAGGTCACCATCGGCCCGGTCATTGAAAACGGCTGGTACTACGACTTCGACCGGTCCGAGCCCTTCACCCCCGAGGACCTCGGCGCCATCGAGAAAAAGATGAAGGAAATCATCAACAAGCGTGATGAGGTCCGGACCGAGGTGTGGGAGCGCGACCGCGCGATCCGGCATTACACCGACAACAACGAACCCTATAAGGTCGAGCTGATCGAGAGCATCCCGGGCGATGAGCCGCTGCGGATGTACTGGCACGGCGACTGGCAGGACCTCTGCCGCGGCCCGCACCTGCAGCACACCGGCCAGCTGCCGGGCGACGCGTTCAAGCTGATGAGCATCGCAGGCGCCTACTGGCGCGGCGACAGCTCCCGCGCGATGCTGCAGCGGATCTACGGCGTTGCCTTCACCGGCAAGGAGAAGCTGAAGGCGCATCTCCACATGCTGGAAGAGGCCGCCAAGCGCGATCACCGCAAGCTGGGCCGCGAGATGGACCTGTTCCACATGCAGGAAGAGGCGCCGGGCCAGATCTTCTGGCACCCGAACGGCTGGACCGTCTACACCCAGCTGCAAGACTACATGCGCCGCCAGCAGCGCAAGGGCGGCTATGTCGAGGTGAACACCCCGCAGGTCGTCGACCGCAAGCTGTGGGAGGCCTCGGGCCACTGGGACAAATACCAGGAGAACATGTTTATCGTCGAAGTCGACGAGGAGCACGCCCGCGAGAAGGCGGTGAACGCGCTGAAGCCGATGAACTGCCCCTGCCACGTGCAGATCTTCAACCAGGGCCTCAAGTCCTACCGCGACCTGCCGCTGCGCATGGCCGAATTCGGCTCTTGCAACCGGTATGAGCCCTCGGGCGCGCTGCACGGCATCATGCGGGTGCGCGGCTTTACTCAGGACGACGGCCACATCTTCTGTTCTGAGGATCAGATTGAATCTGAGACCGCGGAATTCATCAACTTCCTGTCCAAGATCTACAAGGATCTGGGCTTTGAGAAGTTCTCGGTCAAATTCTCTGACCGCCCGGACACCCGTGCCGGGTCCGATGAGGTCTGGGACAAGGCCGAGGCCGCGCTTTTGTCCGCCACCCGGGCCGCCGGAATCGAGCCGGAACTGAACCCGGGCGAAGGTGCCTTTTACGGCCCCAAGCTGGAGTTCGTGCTGACCGACGCCATCGGCCGCGACTGGCAGTGCGGCACCCACCAGGTGGACTTCGTGCTGCCGGAACGCCTGGACGCGACCTATATCGGCGCCGACGGTGCCAAGCACCGCCCGGTCATGCTGCACCGCGCGACCCTTGGAAGCTTCGAGCGTTTCATCGGAATCCTGATCGAGGAACACGCCGGCAAGCTGCCGTTCTGGCTGGCACCGCGTCAGGTTGTGGTCGCCTCGATCACCTCCGACGCGGATGACTACGTGCAGGAGGTCGTGGCCGAGCTGAAGAAGGCAGGCGTGCGCGCCGAGGCCGATATCCGCAACGAGAAGATCAACTACAAAGTCCGCGAGCATTCGGTGGGCAAGGTTCCGGTCATTCTCGCCGTCGGCCACCGCGAGGTGGAGGAACGCACAGTGTCTGTCCGCCGTCTTGGCGAAAAACAGACCAACGTGGAAAGCCTCGAAAATGTTACAAAGGCGCTGGCGGTCGAGGCCACCCCGCCGGACCTGCTGTAA
- a CDS encoding DUF2282 domain-containing protein, whose amino-acid sequence MSTTAKSLAVASAVAAALTAASTIPAAAATKEKCYGVSLAGQNDCAAGPGTTCAGTSTTDYQGNAWTLVDAGTCEGMELPAMADGTERKGSLEPLERDLPA is encoded by the coding sequence ATGTCGACCACCGCAAAATCCCTGGCCGTTGCCAGCGCCGTTGCCGCCGCTCTGACCGCAGCTTCGACCATCCCCGCTGCTGCTGCCACCAAGGAAAAATGCTACGGCGTTTCGCTGGCAGGCCAGAACGACTGCGCCGCCGGCCCCGGCACCACCTGCGCAGGCACCTCGACCACCGACTACCAGGGCAACGCCTGGACCTTGGTGGATGCCGGCACCTGCGAGGGCATGGAACTGCCCGCAATGGCAGACGGCACTGAGCGCAAAGGCTCGCTCGAGCCGCTGGAGCGCGACTTGCCGGCATAA
- a CDS encoding DUF692 family multinuclear iron-containing protein: MLDSAAHDRLPAAPGVGYKPQHFAQITADPGSVKWLEIHAENYMGDGGRPIAQLRHLSENFAMSVHGVGLSIGGEGPLDADHLARLKHLVGWLTPASFSEHLAWSTHDSHFYNDLLPLPYTDASLQRICDHINELQDTIGRRMLLENPSSYLAFAESTWSEPEFLAEISRRTGCGLLLDVNNVFVSATNLDFSPQGYIDAFPLDKVGEIHLGGHDEDVDDHGRPLLIDSHGREVVDPVWALLDYTLAKSGPKPVLIEWDNDVPDWPVLEAEAARAATALERVPA, from the coding sequence ATGCTCGACTCTGCTGCACATGACAGGCTGCCCGCCGCCCCCGGCGTCGGATATAAGCCGCAGCATTTCGCACAGATCACCGCCGATCCGGGCAGCGTCAAATGGCTGGAAATCCACGCCGAAAACTACATGGGCGACGGCGGGCGTCCAATTGCGCAGCTGCGCCACCTGTCTGAAAACTTCGCCATGTCGGTGCATGGCGTCGGCCTGTCGATCGGCGGCGAAGGCCCCCTGGACGCAGACCATCTTGCCCGGCTCAAGCATCTGGTTGGCTGGCTGACCCCTGCCAGCTTCTCCGAACATCTGGCCTGGTCCACCCACGACAGTCATTTCTACAACGACTTGCTGCCGCTGCCCTACACGGATGCGAGCCTGCAGCGGATCTGCGATCACATCAACGAATTGCAGGACACCATCGGCCGCCGGATGCTGCTGGAAAACCCCTCCAGCTACCTCGCCTTTGCCGAGAGCACCTGGTCCGAGCCGGAGTTCCTGGCGGAAATCTCCCGCCGCACCGGCTGCGGGCTGCTTCTGGACGTCAACAACGTCTTTGTCTCCGCCACCAACCTCGACTTCTCGCCCCAGGGCTATATCGACGCCTTTCCTCTGGACAAGGTCGGTGAGATCCACCTCGGCGGCCACGACGAGGATGTGGACGACCATGGCCGCCCTCTGCTGATCGACAGCCACGGGCGTGAGGTGGTGGACCCGGTCTGGGCGCTCTTGGATTACACGCTGGCAAAATCCGGCCCCAAGCCGGTGCTGATCGAATGGGACAATGACGTGCCGGACTGGCCGGTGCTGGAGGCTGAAGCTGCCCGCGCCGCAACCGCGCTGGAGCGCGTCCCGGCATGA